The proteins below are encoded in one region of Micromonospora yangpuensis:
- a CDS encoding helix-turn-helix domain-containing protein — protein MTGHERFSSDGNPQGELPIGRRVARWRVRRRMSQQVFADRLGKSKSWVDKVERGVRALDRMSVIHEVAGVLRIDSAVLLGGDTPARSAAVPLVADVDDARAALTRYAVFAPDGVDRPAPPVAEVGRQVRHAWLTYQHAGYPQVLRLLPRLLDVTRRLPADDPARRSALRVQAYRIAASSLVKLGDVEGAWLAANRAVAMAGDDPVLAATAVVSLGEVLRAAGRGRLAVATTLAAAHRIAPAVPGQGPPEALAVGGSLLLQAALAAAGRSDPRGVAELVGQATEIAVRLGDGDDHHQLAFGPTVVALARVAAAVELGEPAEAVRGHEQVTREPHWQRLPPEHRAAYLLDMARAYLDLGDLAGAGRMLVEADRTAPTEVRCRPVGRTLLARIARDGPAVAGVTRLAMLIGLTP, from the coding sequence ATGACCGGACACGAGCGATTTTCGTCGGATGGGAACCCGCAGGGCGAGTTGCCGATCGGGCGGCGGGTGGCGCGATGGCGGGTACGGCGGCGGATGTCGCAGCAGGTGTTCGCGGACCGGCTCGGGAAATCGAAGAGTTGGGTCGACAAGGTCGAGCGGGGTGTCCGGGCGCTGGACCGGATGTCGGTGATCCACGAGGTCGCCGGGGTGCTCCGCATCGACTCGGCGGTGCTGCTCGGCGGGGACACCCCGGCGCGGTCGGCCGCCGTCCCGCTGGTCGCCGACGTGGACGACGCGCGGGCGGCTCTCACCCGGTACGCGGTCTTCGCTCCGGACGGAGTCGACCGGCCCGCACCTCCGGTGGCAGAGGTGGGGCGGCAGGTGAGGCACGCCTGGCTGACGTACCAACATGCCGGCTACCCGCAGGTGTTGCGGCTGCTGCCGCGCCTGCTGGACGTCACCCGGCGGCTGCCCGCCGACGATCCGGCGCGGCGTTCGGCGTTGCGGGTGCAGGCGTACCGGATTGCCGCGTCATCGTTGGTCAAGCTCGGTGACGTGGAGGGTGCCTGGCTGGCCGCCAACCGGGCGGTGGCGATGGCGGGCGACGATCCGGTGCTGGCGGCCACGGCGGTGGTGTCGCTCGGTGAGGTGCTGCGGGCGGCGGGGCGGGGTCGGCTGGCGGTGGCGACGACGCTCGCCGCAGCGCACCGGATCGCGCCGGCCGTGCCCGGCCAGGGACCGCCGGAAGCCCTGGCGGTCGGTGGGTCGCTGCTGCTCCAGGCCGCCCTCGCCGCCGCCGGTCGCAGTGACCCGCGCGGCGTCGCGGAGCTGGTCGGGCAAGCCACCGAGATCGCGGTACGCCTCGGCGACGGCGACGACCACCATCAGCTCGCGTTCGGACCGACCGTGGTGGCGCTGGCCCGAGTGGCGGCGGCCGTCGAGCTGGGCGAGCCCGCCGAGGCGGTACGCGGCCACGAGCAGGTAACCAGGGAGCCTCACTGGCAGCGGCTGCCGCCCGAGCACCGGGCCGCGTACCTGCTCGATATGGCACGGGCGTACCTGGATCTGGGTGACCTCGCCGGAGCAGGGCGGATGCTGGTCGAGGCGGACCGGACCGCGCCGACCGAGGTCCGGTGCCGACCGGTGGGCCGTACCCTGCTGGCCCGGATCGCCCGGGACGGCCCGGCGGTGGCCGGCGTGACCCGCCTGGCGATGCTGATCGGCCTGACCCCATAA
- a CDS encoding DUF5956 family protein, whose translation MADSETSAGGWHDVPLLPASLAPTDGHEWFELPESTWGALVGWTAGTARMARVPDRVESHSTVTTTNGPAGDERQVRPRTADEQADVDATINEYLQACGAPARPPGYRWFLRLPTGYSEARLWAEVNEALPPSAINPADVASRITQIVSGMYADVGR comes from the coding sequence ATGGCCGACTCGGAGACCAGCGCCGGAGGCTGGCACGACGTGCCGCTGCTACCTGCGTCGCTGGCTCCCACAGACGGCCACGAATGGTTCGAGCTGCCCGAGAGCACCTGGGGCGCGCTGGTCGGCTGGACCGCCGGCACTGCCAGGATGGCCCGCGTCCCAGACCGTGTGGAATCGCACTCCACGGTCACCACGACGAACGGCCCGGCCGGCGACGAACGGCAGGTGCGGCCGCGCACGGCGGATGAGCAGGCCGATGTCGACGCCACCATCAACGAGTACCTGCAAGCCTGCGGGGCCCCGGCCCGCCCTCCTGGGTACCGGTGGTTCCTGCGCCTCCCGACCGGGTACAGCGAGGCCCGGTTGTGGGCCGAGGTCAACGAGGCCCTACCCCCGTCGGCAATCAATCCGGCCGACGTCGCGTCCCGAATCACCCAAATTGTGTCCGGGATGTACGCGGACGTTGGCCGGTAG
- a CDS encoding carbon-nitrogen hydrolase family protein: MSTPAAARIDAHSTPTTLVAQTDPASLRAVPVAPVRVAAGQAGLAPLDVPANVATAARLVARAGDAGAALLVLPELFLTGYDLPAIVGEPRRYPLGPDDPRLDVLAAACARARTAVVVGAPVRDPERGTLHISVVVLGRDGARLGRYDKQHLDAAERAAGFTPGAAGCTLALDGWRLGLGICWDASFPGHALAAALDGCQAYLVSAMFDRGAGVRKRAVLGPARAFDNAGYVVVANHCARSGPYDGCGGSGGWGPDGGLLADAGLDDPGLAVVPLDPAAVARARAGDLPLADPSLDAQHGRPRELITVD; the protein is encoded by the coding sequence GTGAGTACCCCTGCGGCGGCCCGGATCGACGCCCATTCCACCCCGACGACCCTGGTGGCGCAGACCGACCCGGCAAGCCTGCGCGCGGTGCCGGTGGCTCCGGTCCGGGTGGCCGCCGGGCAGGCCGGCCTGGCCCCGCTGGACGTACCGGCGAACGTGGCCACCGCCGCGCGGCTGGTGGCTCGGGCGGGGGACGCCGGGGCTGCGCTGCTCGTCCTGCCGGAACTGTTCCTGACCGGGTACGACCTGCCGGCGATCGTCGGGGAGCCGCGGCGGTACCCGTTGGGTCCGGACGACCCCCGGCTCGACGTGCTCGCCGCCGCCTGCGCGCGGGCGCGTACCGCTGTCGTGGTCGGCGCGCCGGTTCGCGACCCCGAGCGGGGAACCCTGCACATCTCGGTGGTCGTGCTGGGCCGCGACGGTGCCCGGCTGGGCCGGTACGACAAGCAGCACCTGGACGCGGCGGAACGGGCGGCCGGCTTCACCCCCGGGGCGGCGGGGTGCACGCTGGCCCTCGACGGCTGGCGACTCGGGCTCGGCATCTGCTGGGACGCCAGCTTCCCCGGGCACGCGCTGGCCGCCGCGCTGGACGGCTGCCAGGCGTACCTGGTCTCGGCGATGTTCGACCGGGGTGCCGGGGTGCGCAAGCGGGCGGTGCTCGGGCCGGCCCGCGCCTTCGACAACGCCGGGTACGTGGTGGTGGCCAACCACTGTGCCCGCAGCGGCCCGTACGACGGTTGCGGGGGCAGCGGTGGTTGGGGCCCGGACGGGGGCCTGCTGGCCGACGCCGGGCTCGACGATCCGGGGCTGGCCGTCGTACCGCTGGACCCGGCGGCTGTCGCCCGCGCCCGCGCGGGTGACCTGCCGCTGGCCGACCCCTCGCTGGACGCCCAGCACGGCCGCCCCCGCGAGCTGATCACCGTCGACTGA
- a CDS encoding phosphotransferase family protein — MTNHDEAAAVRPLTLAWVSRHLEVGERIVRTTVLHGGITAEMRRLTIGTRDRSTRDLVLRSFADPSYVGHAEDWLNREADALSLLAGTGVPAPGLLAVDPTATHCEHPSLLMTHLPGRTVLENEGLETRVPLLARQLVAIHALQPAQRPQKYVTLTTADTVVTPDGADVAAWAAAIDVIRRPAPPCEGRFLHRDFQPGNVLFDLPPTRPAGAQLTGVVDWAAASWGPADLDVAHCCTNLALLHGPAWGPRFAQAYEEAGGVLAAAASERLYWQVRDALACSEEVQVVAQPWREAGRTDLTTRAVKERLDEYVTALMDTLG, encoded by the coding sequence GTGACCAACCACGACGAGGCGGCGGCTGTCCGACCGTTGACACTGGCGTGGGTGAGCCGGCACCTGGAGGTCGGCGAACGGATCGTCAGGACCACGGTGCTGCATGGCGGCATAACTGCCGAAATGCGGAGGCTGACCATCGGCACGCGCGACCGAAGCACCCGTGACCTGGTGCTACGGAGCTTCGCCGACCCGTCCTACGTGGGACACGCCGAGGACTGGCTGAACCGGGAGGCCGACGCCCTGTCCCTGCTCGCGGGGACCGGCGTGCCGGCTCCTGGACTACTCGCGGTTGATCCGACCGCCACCCACTGTGAACATCCATCGCTGCTGATGACACATCTACCCGGCCGGACGGTCCTCGAGAACGAGGGACTGGAGACACGCGTTCCCCTGCTGGCCCGTCAACTCGTGGCGATCCACGCGTTGCAACCCGCCCAGCGGCCCCAAAAGTACGTGACGTTGACGACCGCCGACACCGTCGTGACTCCGGACGGCGCCGACGTGGCGGCATGGGCCGCGGCGATCGACGTGATCCGCAGGCCCGCACCGCCCTGTGAAGGGCGTTTCCTGCACCGCGACTTTCAACCCGGCAACGTGCTGTTCGACCTGCCGCCCACCAGGCCGGCAGGTGCCCAGCTCACCGGCGTCGTCGACTGGGCAGCGGCCTCCTGGGGCCCGGCGGATCTCGATGTGGCGCACTGCTGCACCAATCTCGCGCTGCTGCACGGCCCAGCGTGGGGTCCGCGGTTCGCTCAGGCGTATGAGGAGGCCGGCGGGGTGCTGGCCGCCGCCGCGAGCGAGCGGTTGTACTGGCAGGTGCGGGACGCGCTGGCGTGCTCAGAAGAAGTGCAGGTGGTGGCGCAGCCATGGCGGGAAGCAGGCAGGACAGACCTGACGACGCGAGCCGTGAAGGAGCGGCTAGATGAATATGTCACCGCCCTGATGGACACGCTGGGCTGA
- a CDS encoding GNAT family N-acetyltransferase: MPADPYPRLTEVSTIADLPPQEWAALSAGASLYQTHGWLHWAEEYFDLPTRYVLAYDADGTLVGAVVTNLMTEVPTRFTTWYDPVNMFLAPHVDPAGAAERWFPVLLVGGCSGYHGELLLDARLDADAQAEVRRAILDRCRELAARWGARSTVFMYLPKEAAEEVCRSWGGTAPVVATSAEAVIPLDGGETDFADYLARFPSARRSKLRKEVDGFTAAGSRIGQHLLADVLTEVAPLLGAHQRKFGATITDEETGQYFALQDKYLGAGSVVFTDERDGRINGFTLCYAHGDTLYSRAAGFGPDAAPFAYFNLAVYAPIRHALATGRRAVALGAGSYQGKVLRGAQVHGLWSTVLPPHPLEPSWHDALTRPFPQAVEAGICKEGPPVNAF; this comes from the coding sequence ATGCCCGCTGACCCGTACCCCCGGCTGACCGAGGTGTCGACGATCGCCGACCTCCCACCGCAGGAGTGGGCGGCGCTCTCGGCCGGGGCCTCGCTCTACCAGACCCACGGCTGGCTGCACTGGGCCGAGGAGTACTTCGACCTGCCCACCCGCTACGTGCTGGCGTACGACGCCGACGGCACGCTGGTCGGCGCGGTGGTGACCAACCTGATGACCGAGGTGCCGACCCGCTTCACCACCTGGTACGACCCGGTCAACATGTTCCTCGCCCCGCACGTCGACCCGGCCGGCGCGGCCGAACGCTGGTTCCCGGTACTGCTGGTGGGCGGCTGCAGCGGCTACCACGGCGAACTGCTGCTCGACGCCCGGCTCGACGCCGACGCGCAGGCCGAGGTACGCCGGGCGATCCTGGACCGCTGCCGGGAACTGGCCGCCAGGTGGGGGGCCCGCAGCACGGTCTTCATGTACCTGCCGAAGGAGGCCGCCGAGGAGGTCTGCCGGAGTTGGGGCGGCACCGCACCCGTCGTGGCCACCTCGGCGGAGGCGGTGATCCCGCTCGACGGCGGGGAGACCGACTTCGCCGACTACCTGGCCCGCTTCCCCAGCGCCCGCCGCAGCAAGCTGCGCAAGGAGGTCGACGGCTTCACCGCCGCCGGATCGCGCATCGGCCAGCACCTGCTCGCCGACGTGCTCACCGAGGTGGCCCCGCTGCTCGGCGCGCACCAGCGCAAGTTCGGCGCGACGATCACCGACGAGGAGACCGGGCAGTACTTCGCCCTCCAGGACAAGTACCTCGGTGCCGGCAGCGTGGTCTTCACCGACGAACGCGACGGCCGGATCAACGGCTTCACCCTCTGCTACGCCCACGGCGACACCCTCTACTCCCGGGCCGCCGGCTTCGGCCCGGACGCGGCCCCCTTCGCCTACTTCAACCTCGCCGTCTACGCCCCGATCCGGCACGCCCTGGCCACCGGCCGACGGGCGGTGGCCCTCGGCGCCGGCAGCTACCAGGGCAAGGTGCTACGCGGCGCCCAGGTGCACGGCCTCTGGTCCACGGTGCTGCCCCCGCACCCCCTGGAACCGTCCTGGCACGACGCCCTCACCCGCCCCTTCCCCCAAGCCGTAGAAGCCGGCATCTGTAAGGAAGGGCCCCCTGTTAACGCTTTCTGA
- a CDS encoding NUDIX domain-containing protein: MTWTDPAIWYANLPAFHAAAAAWITDPADKLLLVKPTYRDHWAFPGGYVEEGEYPHRACAREIHEELGLVIAVGALLIVDWASPAGDRPRALVSFTFDCGVIKDLDGVNLPGQELSDAGFFTPQAAEERLPRSVAPRVRAGIQARDRLSPVYLADGIPDGAEGSSGGAA, translated from the coding sequence GTGACCTGGACGGACCCCGCCATCTGGTACGCCAACCTGCCGGCCTTCCATGCCGCCGCAGCCGCCTGGATCACCGACCCCGCCGACAAGCTGCTACTCGTCAAGCCCACCTACCGCGATCACTGGGCCTTCCCGGGGGGATACGTCGAAGAGGGTGAGTATCCGCACCGTGCCTGCGCTCGTGAGATCCACGAGGAGCTAGGTCTGGTCATCGCCGTGGGTGCCCTGCTCATCGTGGACTGGGCGTCTCCTGCCGGTGACCGGCCACGTGCTCTCGTCAGCTTTACCTTCGATTGCGGAGTGATAAAGGATCTGGACGGCGTCAACCTACCCGGCCAAGAGCTGTCGGACGCCGGCTTCTTCACGCCACAGGCTGCCGAGGAACGCCTTCCTCGGAGTGTCGCTCCGCGAGTGCGCGCGGGCATCCAGGCAAGAGATCGCCTTTCCCCGGTGTACCTCGCTGACGGCATTCCTGACGGAGCAGAGGGCTCCTCCGGTGGGGCGGCCTGA
- a CDS encoding MFS transporter — protein MAESDPAGSPGTLRTLRTLPRPVVVLLVGIAVNRMGAFLAIFLILYLTSLGFSPAAAGVVLTLYGVGSIGGVFAGGLLSDRIGPRQVIIGSTLLSSVAVAAIAFETRYTWLMVTSLAAGVLTAAYRPAAAAMLAELTPLHRLVTTTAASRLGLNVGATLGPLIGAWLATHSYTAVFLVNAGTALTFGLVTIFLLPDVRAAAHAGDPALPATSDAAPEAGGRGMLHDRRYLAVLVAMFATALAEIQYQVILPLHLGEQGHPVSLYGTIIALNGAIIIALELPLTRTVQRLPIRTAIAVGSLCIGLGLAVFGFAGGIWVFVVGALIWTFGEIVNAPSLNAYPAMAAPVQLRGRYIGALSAVQSAGYAFGPLIGTTLFQFFGRAAWAVCAVLGVIAFGALWYGVQNRFTAVAPTVVKAPATT, from the coding sequence ATGGCCGAATCGGACCCCGCAGGCTCGCCCGGGACCCTGCGGACCCTGCGTACGCTCCCCCGCCCGGTGGTCGTGCTGCTCGTCGGGATCGCGGTCAACCGGATGGGCGCGTTCCTCGCCATCTTCCTGATCCTGTACCTGACCAGCCTCGGTTTCAGCCCCGCCGCGGCGGGCGTGGTGCTCACCCTCTACGGGGTGGGCTCCATCGGGGGGGTCTTCGCCGGCGGCCTGCTCTCCGACCGGATCGGCCCCCGGCAGGTGATCATCGGCTCCACGCTGCTGTCCAGTGTGGCCGTGGCCGCCATCGCCTTCGAGACGCGCTACACCTGGCTGATGGTGACCAGTCTGGCCGCCGGGGTGCTGACCGCCGCGTACCGGCCGGCCGCCGCCGCGATGCTGGCCGAGCTGACCCCGCTGCACCGGCTCGTCACCACCACCGCCGCCAGCCGGCTCGGGCTCAACGTGGGCGCGACCCTGGGGCCGCTGATCGGGGCCTGGCTGGCGACCCACTCGTACACTGCGGTGTTTCTGGTGAACGCGGGCACCGCGCTCACCTTCGGCCTGGTGACGATCTTCCTGCTGCCCGACGTCCGGGCCGCCGCGCACGCCGGCGACCCGGCGCTACCGGCCACCTCGGACGCCGCACCGGAAGCCGGCGGGCGGGGGATGCTGCACGACCGTCGGTACCTCGCGGTGCTGGTGGCGATGTTCGCCACCGCTCTGGCCGAGATCCAGTACCAGGTCATCCTGCCGTTGCACCTGGGCGAGCAGGGGCACCCGGTGTCGCTCTACGGCACCATCATCGCCCTCAACGGGGCCATCATCATCGCCCTGGAACTGCCGCTCACCCGGACCGTGCAGCGGCTGCCGATCCGCACCGCCATCGCCGTCGGCTCGCTCTGCATCGGGCTGGGCCTGGCCGTGTTCGGGTTCGCCGGGGGCATCTGGGTCTTCGTCGTGGGCGCGCTCATCTGGACCTTCGGGGAGATCGTCAACGCGCCCTCGCTGAACGCGTACCCGGCGATGGCCGCACCGGTGCAGCTACGCGGCCGGTACATCGGGGCGCTCTCGGCGGTGCAGTCCGCCGGGTACGCCTTCGGTCCGCTGATCGGTACCACCCTGTTCCAGTTCTTCGGGCGGGCCGCCTGGGCGGTCTGCGCCGTGCTCGGGGTGATCGCCTTCGGCGCCCTCTGGTACGGCGTGCAGAACCGCTTCACCGCCGTCGCCCCGACCGTGGTGAAGGCCCCGGCCACCACCTGA